The following coding sequences lie in one Lolium perenne isolate Kyuss_39 chromosome 2, Kyuss_2.0, whole genome shotgun sequence genomic window:
- the LOC127332653 gene encoding probable calcium-binding protein CML13 yields the protein MSTMKGQTRRERPRARPHGLTQQKRQEIKEAFDLFDTDNSGTIDAKELNVAMRALGFEMTEEQINQMIADVDKDGSGSIDYEEFEHMMTAKIGERDTKEELTKAFRIIDQDKNGKISDVDIQRIAKELGENFTLQEIQEMVQEADQNGDGEIDFGEFARMMKKTSYGY from the exons ATG TCTACCATGAAGGGGCAGACCAGGAGGGAGAGGCCCAGAGCTCGCCCCCATGGCCTCACGCAACAGAAGAGGCAGGAGATAAAAGAAGCGTTTGATCTTTTCGACACGGATAACTCTG GAACCATTGACGCCAAAGAGTTGAATGTTGCCATGAG AGCCTTGGGATTTGAGATGACAGAAGAG CAAATCAACCAGATGATTGCTGATGTAGACAAAGATGGCAGTGGATCAATAGATTATGAGGAGTTTGAGCACATGATGACTGCCAAGATTGGAGAGAGAGATACTAAAGAAGAGCTTACAAAAGCATTCCGGATTATTGACCAAGATAAAAAT GGGAAGATTTCCGATGTTGACATTCAGCGTATCGCCAAGGAGCTGGGTGAAAACTTCACCCTCCAAGAGATCCAAGAAATGGTACAGGAGGCAGATCAAAACG GTGACGGTGAGATAGACTTTGGTGAGTTTGCTAGGATGATGAAGAAGACCAGCTATGGTTACTAG